The window GTTTTAGTAGGCGGGAAAATAAGAAAAGACGACACTATAGAGGTAGAGCTTCCTGAATAGGGGGCTCTATTTAATATCGATGGGACTTTAGTCTAGTACTATGTATGCAGTTATGGTATTATTATATCGATAAAAGCATCTAAATAGTGAAATTTGACTTTGGGGGATTAAGATGAGCAAATTACAGATGAAAGTGCTGATCGGACTTTTGCTGGCTCTTTCAATGACATCTTTTGAGCTCTACTCTCAGATAAAAAACGGCTATGAGATTAAAAAAAGAGTGGAGGCAGAAGAGGGTTCAGCAAAGCCAAGCGATAAAAAAGAGGGGGACAAGATCGAGCTGGGGATTATACTGACACTGAGCGGAGTTACTTCAGCTAAAGACAATGGAGCGTTGCTAGGGGCAGAGCTTGCAGTTGAAAAGCTGAACTCAGAGGGGGGAGCGCTGGGAAAGGACTTCAGTATCGTGACTTTCGACAACAGGGGGACTCAGCTTGGATCTAGAGACGCAGCAAAAAAAGCAGTAGAGCGAAAAGTCGCTGGTGTCATTGGGCCAGAGAGGAGTTCATACGCTCTTTCGGCAGCGCCTGTGCTTCAGGAAAACAAGATTCCAACCATAACCCACTTGGCTACACACAAGGACGTTACAAGGATAGGGGATTACATATTCAGGGCATGCTATACAGACGAATACCAAGGAGCAGAGCTTGCAAAGCATGCGATAGACACCATGGGAACGAGCAAAGCAGTAGTGCTCAGAATGGTGGATGAAGACTACAGCCTGGAACTCTCGAGATATTTTAAAGATAATTACGAAGCGCTCGGAGGTGAAGTAGTCTGGGTAGGAGATTACAAGTCGAAGGACATAGAGTACTCGGATATTGTCTTAAAGGCAAAAGAGGCTAAGCCGGACCTGATTTTCATTGCTGGATATACAAAAGACGTAGGGCTTATAGTCAGAAAAGCTAGGGACTTAGAGCTCGACGCAAGGTTTTTAAGCGGAGACGGAATTGAGAGTACTGCATATAACTTTGGGGGACCAGCAGTAAATGGACTTAGGTCTGCAACCCATTGGCATGAAGATGTGGATTCAAAGGAGAGCAGAGAGTTCAAGGCCAAGTATGTTCAAGAGTTCAAAAAATCCGCAGTGGATGGAGAATCTGTGGCGCTTTCATACGATGCCACCATGATAATTGGAGAAGCCATAAGGCGGTCAAAGTCCCTAGACGGAGAAGCTGTGAAGAGAGAGATCAGCAGCACAGACAACTTCAAAGGAGTAACTGGAGTATACAGTTTCAACCAAAACGGAGATCCATTAGGGAAAAAGATGATAATAACAGAGTTTAAAAACGGAAAAAGAGAAGTAGTAAAATAATGGAGATATAGAAAGAGGGGTATAAGTGAAGAAAACTTTAAGCAACAGGATAAATAGTTTAATTATAATCATAAGCATTTTGCTTGCTACTATATTTTTCGTGCTTATACTCAATCTAAACGGATATTCGCAGAAGAGGGAGCTAAGTCAAATAAACTATTTTCTAGATACCTTGCTAGAACAGAAGAAAGAGGTCCTGGCAAACGAGATATTTTCAGGACAAGACGAGGCTATTGAATCTACGATAGAGGAATTCACCGCAAACGAGGGAATACTGCTAGGAGAGGTCTACTCTATAAACAGAGAGAAGCTCTCGTTTTCCGGGGAGGACTTCAACCAGGATAAGACGATAGATCCAAATGAGCTGAAGAGAGAAGCCAGCTTCAAGCTTGATAGCATAGATGGAAGAGAGCTTGCAGTATATACGTCCGGCATAGTGCTGGGAGAGGAAAACTTTGGCTATATAAGGCTTTACTACGACGTAGCCCCACTGAAAGAGTACAGCAGGCACACTACGGGCATAATCCTTCTTCTGCTCGCCATAAAGACTTTGGTGCTTATACTTATACTGAACATACGCTTGAATGAAATTGTAGTAAACCCGATAAAGAAGCTAGAGCAAGATATGAGCAGCATAAGCGACGGTAAATTTGAAGTGGGGAGAGAGGAATCTCAGATACTAGAGATAGAGCATATGAGGAGCGCTTTCAACCACATGGCTCAGAGCCTTAAACAAACACAGGAAAATCTGGAGAGCTTGGTTAACTTGAGAACGAAAGAGCTTACAGAGAGCAAGCGAATGCTAAGTGTGGTCATAGACACTATCCCCACTCCTGTATTCTACAAAGACAGCTCTGGGAAATACCTTGGATGTAATTCGGCCTTTGCAGAGCTTCTGGGCAAGTCGAAAGAAGAGATAGTTGGAAAGACGATCTTCGACTTGATGGAAGAGTCATATGCGGTTCCTGTCTTCGAGAAAGAGAGGCAGATACTCGCAAGCCCTAAATCTCAGAGTTACGAGGGAGTTTTCAACACCATATACGGGGTTAAAGACGTGATTGTGAACAAGGCCTCTATAGTTTCAGACTCAGGAGAGGTAGAGGGTCTTGTGGCTGTGATGTCGGATATAACGTACAGAAAAGAAATGGAGAGAGAGATGAAGTATGACGCCAAGTTCCAAGAGCTTATAGCGGATATCTCGGCGGACTTCATAAGCGTAGACGGTAAGAACATAGATGAAAAGATACGATCTATGTTGAAAGCTGTGAGTGAGTTTTTTGGATCAGAGAGAACATACATCTGTAGAAAAGCGGAGAGCGATATATATATTGACACGCTGGACTGGTGTGGGGACAGAGCACCGCATGCTCACCGAGAAAAGATGGATGAGAGCGAATGTCCATGTTTTAGGGATATAGCGAAAGACCGCAGTATAATAGTTATAAACAGTCTAGAGGAATTGCCTGAAGAAGCCAAGTCAGAGCGCGAATTCCTGACGAAATTTCAAATGAAGTCGTTTATGGGCGTGCCCATAGCTCCAGGAGGCAATGTGGAAGGGCTTCTAGGTCTTGCAATGATGTGTTCAGAGAGGAGATGGAGCTCCAAGGAGGCATCTCTTTTAAAAGTAATAGCGAATGTGTTTACAGATGCACTTGAAAAGAAGGACATAGAGGACAAGCTTAAAAAGTCGAACAAAGAGCTGAAGAGACTCTCAGAGACAGACAGGCTTACCCAGCTATACAACAGGCTGAAGACGGACGAGGTGCTGGAGTATGAAATAGTGAAGTCATCTAGAAACAGGATACCTTTCTCGGTAATACTGTTTGACATAGATAATTTCAAGGAAATAAACGACACATATGGGCACAGTGCTGGAGATAATGCGCTTCTAGAGCTTTCAAAGATTATAAGAGATGGACTGAGAAAGACAGACACACTTGGAAGATGGGGAGGAGAGGAGTTTATAGTCATATGTCCTGACACTGGGCTGGACGGTGCAATCTCAGCGGCAGAGAAGATAAGAATGGCCGTAGAAAGCCATAAGTTCGAGAAGGTGGATAAAGTCACATGCAGCTTCGGAGTGACAGAGTTCGAGATGCCAGACACGAAGAATACCATAGTGGCAAGGGCCGACGCGGCTCTATATAAAGCCAAGCGGAACGGCAGAAACAGAGTGGAATTTAAATAGAGTCCCTGGATATCCAGGGACTCTATTATTTTAGGCTATTCAGCCCATATTCGTTTAACTTGTTGTAAAGGTTCCGCTCGCTGATGGAGAGGACTTTGGCTGTGCTTCGTTTGTTTCGGCCACAGTACTCGTATGTGGCAACGATATACTCCTTCACGACTTCGTCGAGTGTTTTTCCAAGAGATACAGGAATCCAGTCGTTGCTTTTTTTAAGGTCCAGCCCCTCTAGGATACGGCCTGGAAGGTCGGAGACTGTTATTATATCCGAGGAAGACAGAGCTACAGCCCGCTCCACTATGTTTTCAAGCTCCCTCACATTGCCAGGATATTCGTAGTTTTCGAGTATGGCTATGGCTTCGGAAGACATTCCATTTATATGTTTTTTAAACTTCTCGCCGTACTTCTTTATAAAAAAGGATGAAAGTAGAGGGATATCCTCTTTTCTGTCCCTCAGAGGAGGGACTTCTATGCTGACTACGTTAAGCCTGAAAAACAGGTCTTCTCTGAAAGCGCCGCTTTCTACAAGCTCAGAGAGATCTCTGTTCGTGGCAGCTATAAGCCTAAAGTCGACAGGGATAGAGACCTCGCTTCCAAGAGGAGTGACTTTCTTTTCTTGAATTACCCTCAGAAGCTTGGCCTGAAGACTTATATCCATCTCCCCGATTTCGTCTAGAAACAAGGTGCCACCATTAGCCAGAGCTATCTTCCCGTTGTACTTGTGCTCAGCTCCTGTGAAGGCGCCTCTTTCGTATCCGAAAAGCTCCGACTCGAGCAGGTTGTTGGGAATAGCCGCGCAGTTTATTATCTCTAAAGGGCTAGAGCATCTCTTGCTGGAGTAGTGTATCCCCTTGGCTACCAAGTCTTTCCCAGTTCCGCTTTCACCTGTGATCAGCACGTTGATGTCCAGGTCTTTTATTTTTTCTATCATGCTGAAAACTTCATCCATTTTTTTGCTGGCAGCCACTATTTTAAAAGGCTGGTCAGGAGTTTCGATTTTTTGCTTTAAAGACTCGACTTCATAAGACAGGCTTCTGTAGTCGAGGGCCTTTTTTATCAGAATCTTCAGCCCTGTTATGTCGAGGGGCTTTGTTATATAGTAATAAGCTCCCATCTGAATAGACTTAACGGAGGAGTCTATAGTTCCATGGGCAGTCATGGCTATAACCATGACTTCTGGAAAATCCCTCTTTATGGACTTGAGTACGTCAAGCCCATCGTATTCCCCCAGGTACTGATCTAGAAGCACCAGGTCTATGCTTTTAGACTTAAGTAGGCTTAGACCTTCAGGAACAGTTGGCGAGGTGTATATGTTGAAGCTGTCCTCTAGCGCTAGCTCTAGAGCTGTCAAAATCGAAGGTTCATCGTCTATTACCAATATACTGTTCAAATTTAATCCCCCTTGCTTTTTTTCGGAAAAGACAGCCTGACTGTGGTGCCTTTTCCTAATTCGGTTTCTATATCTATGCTGCCGGAATTCTCGCTTACCAAGTTCTTGGTTATCGGAAGCCCAATGCCATGGCCACATTTTTTGGAAGTGTAGAATGGATCGAATATCTTGGGAAGAACTCGCTCCTCTATTCCATGACCACTGTCCTCTATGGAGATGTAAACTCTGTCTACAGTTTCGCTTGCAGAAATCGCTATTGAGCCACTGTCTTCAATCGCGTCTACGCTGTTTAGAAGTATGTTCAAGAGTATCTGCTTGAGTTGCGACGGATCGGCCCAGAATACTATTTCCTTGAAGTTCTTTGAAATAGCTATCTGCCTTTTCTTGAAATACGGCTTTGCCAAGAGAAGCACAGATTCGACTACATCGCTCAAGGCGACTTCAATCGGATTCGAGCTAGATGGCTTGGAGTAGTCAAGCAGAACAGAGGTAAGCTCGTTTAATCTGTTTATTTCGGATGGAACTATCTTGGAGAACTTGCTTAGAAAATCGCTATCTTCACCTTTGAGAGGCACCATGTCTACAAACATCTTTATAGAGGTTAGAGGATTCCTTATTTCGTGAGCTATAGCGGCTGAGAGAACTCCAAGCGACTGCATTTTGTCGGAGTGAGCTATAATCCTGTTCAAATTTCGCTCCTCAGTTAAGTCAAACAGGCAGAACAAGAGCCCATCGGACTGATTTTTATCCGAGATTGGAAGCAGCTTGTAGACCAAGACTTTTTCAGAGCCAGATTCAGTCTTAAGCAGTATTTCCTCTTCGATAGGGCTCTCGAGCACGGAAGTCTTTACCGAAGAAAAGTCTTTACCATGGAATAGCGGTATTTCGCTGAATGAATCGCCTTTAGAGATCTCAAGTCCAAGCGATTTTTTTGCGAACTCATTTATACTTGTTATTCTGCCGTGTGCATCGAAAGCTATTATGCCGGTAGCTACATTTTCTATGATTTTGCCCTTCAGCCTGTTTTCCTTGGCAAGGTCTAATTTGCCAGCCCGAAGCTGTTCAGTTCGCTTGCAGACTTCCCGCTTTAGAATTCTGTTCAACTTTATGGTCAAGAGCATAAAGGCACATACAGCAAGCAGAAAAGCGATGGCCAAGTAGAACAGGTTCTTCCACTTTCCTATGTCTGCAATCTCCTCACCGAACCACTTCTTGTATATCTTATGGTATGTTCCATTGCTCTTTATCTTGGAGATGCCCCTGTTTATGAGCTTGAGCGTTTCTTCATCTCCCTTTGACACGGCAAAAGCATAGGGACTGGTTTTCATAACCTCCCCAGATATTTTTATCTTGTCGAAGTACTTGTTTTTCTGTATAAAGTACAAGCCTGTGAGCCGGTCGCCTACAAATGCTTCCACTTTTCCATCTAAAAGGGCCTCGATACCCTCGTTCTGAGACTTGAACTTATGAAGAGAGATGCCTTCTATAAGAGATACGCTTTCGTAGGCTATGTCATCTTCTTGTATCGCCACGTCAAGACCGTTTAAGTCATCGAGTTCCTTTATAAACTGGTTGTCAGAGCGTACAAATATAACTTGGGAGTTCTCAAGGAACTCTTCCGAAAAGTCGAGGTACTCCATTCTAGATTCGGACTGTAGAGCTCCCTGAAGAGCGTCTAGCTCGCCGTTTCGCAGCTTTTCCATTGCGATATTCCACTCCAGAGGCTCAAGCGAGATGTCTATCCCAAGCTCTAGAGAGATTGCATTTGTTATGTCTACATTGAAGCCCTTGTAAACACCGTTTTCATCTAGATACTCGTAGGGTGGATAGTACAGATCGCCTCCTATTTTAAGGGACAGAGGTTCTGAGTAGACAGTGTTAAAAGAAAGCACAAAGGCTATAAAGACAAAAATTACGATTTTTTTCAAATTAACCTCCTGTTGGTTCTGACTTTACAATTTATATAGATAATGATACCGCAACTTGGCTTAAGACTCAAACTATTGAAGTCAATTTATACTAGAATACATAATATGATTATAAAAGGGTATAAATATAAAATAGAGCTTAAATTTAAAATAGGGGAGAAAGCCATGAGCGAAAAGAAAAGGTCCATAAGGAGAGAGGTTTTTTACTGGGGCTTGCTGCTCTTTTTTTTCATAATGGTGCTTTTTACAGCTATACTTATAAAGCCACGGTTTGACAGAGATATAGCTGACGCCAGAGGTTCGATAGAGCGTGAAAACAGCAGAATAAATGGATACATGGAGTCTATGTTTGAAGAGACGGACGCAGTTCTTGAAGAGCTTGCAGGAAACAGAACTGTAATAGATGTGATAGACGGAGGCGAGCCGAGCAAGAGCGAAGCCCTGGAACTGTACGACATGGTCAAGCATATGTATAAAAATGTAACACACGTCTTCTCTGGCTACAGAGATGGGACTATGATCATAGGAGGATATGAGCTGAAAGAGGGGTTTGACCCACGGGTGAGACCATGGTATAAAGCTGCATCACAGGAAAAGGACAGAAGCGTCAGGATTTCCTATACAGATTCAAATTCAGGGGAATGGCTTTTCTCGACTTCAAGGGCGATTTTAGATGAATCAGGGGAAGTCTTAGGAGTAATAGGCATGGATATCTCTAACGAGAGACTTTCCGAAACTTTAAAATCTTCGTACAAGTACGAAACTCAGAGAAGCTATATAATAAACGACAAGAGGATAATAATGGTCAATGGAAAGAACCGATTCCTAGGAGAAGATCTAGTCAGTGTCGTAGGTGGGCTTAGACCAGAAGATATAAGCGGAGATGAAGGGGAATTCGACTACGAGCTAGAGGGCAAGGAGTACTGGGCCCATTACAGAAGGATAGACGGAACAAACTTCTACTCTGTAACGGCTATAGACTCTGAGGAAGTGCTCTGCCCTATACTGGAAACTGCCGGTGTGACGGCCATCACGATAACTCTCTGTGCAATAGCTGTAGGGCTGCTTCAAAACAGGTTGCTCAAGAAGAGGTTTGTAGACCCATTTATGGAGCTCAGCGAGAGGATCCGAAATATAGCGGAAGAAAAAGAGGAGACTGGCCTCTTCTACAAGTTTAAAAATAGAGAGCTGATAGAAGCTGCAAACGACATTGAAAGGATAGCCAGAAAGTCCATAGAGGACAAAGAGAGACTCCTTAGGGCTTCAGAAGACAAGTACAGAAAGCTAGTTGAGAACTTAAGCAGAGATTACTTTATATATATATTAGACAAAGAAGGCAGGCTCAACTACGTCAGTCCTTCGGTGAAAGAAATGCTAGGCTACACAGAAGAAGAGCTTCTGGGTGGAAACATAGA is drawn from Andreesenia angusta and contains these coding sequences:
- a CDS encoding ABC transporter substrate-binding protein, translated to MSKLQMKVLIGLLLALSMTSFELYSQIKNGYEIKKRVEAEEGSAKPSDKKEGDKIELGIILTLSGVTSAKDNGALLGAELAVEKLNSEGGALGKDFSIVTFDNRGTQLGSRDAAKKAVERKVAGVIGPERSSYALSAAPVLQENKIPTITHLATHKDVTRIGDYIFRACYTDEYQGAELAKHAIDTMGTSKAVVLRMVDEDYSLELSRYFKDNYEALGGEVVWVGDYKSKDIEYSDIVLKAKEAKPDLIFIAGYTKDVGLIVRKARDLELDARFLSGDGIESTAYNFGGPAVNGLRSATHWHEDVDSKESREFKAKYVQEFKKSAVDGESVALSYDATMIIGEAIRRSKSLDGEAVKREISSTDNFKGVTGVYSFNQNGDPLGKKMIITEFKNGKREVVK
- a CDS encoding diguanylate cyclase, which codes for MKKTLSNRINSLIIIISILLATIFFVLILNLNGYSQKRELSQINYFLDTLLEQKKEVLANEIFSGQDEAIESTIEEFTANEGILLGEVYSINREKLSFSGEDFNQDKTIDPNELKREASFKLDSIDGRELAVYTSGIVLGEENFGYIRLYYDVAPLKEYSRHTTGIILLLLAIKTLVLILILNIRLNEIVVNPIKKLEQDMSSISDGKFEVGREESQILEIEHMRSAFNHMAQSLKQTQENLESLVNLRTKELTESKRMLSVVIDTIPTPVFYKDSSGKYLGCNSAFAELLGKSKEEIVGKTIFDLMEESYAVPVFEKERQILASPKSQSYEGVFNTIYGVKDVIVNKASIVSDSGEVEGLVAVMSDITYRKEMEREMKYDAKFQELIADISADFISVDGKNIDEKIRSMLKAVSEFFGSERTYICRKAESDIYIDTLDWCGDRAPHAHREKMDESECPCFRDIAKDRSIIVINSLEELPEEAKSEREFLTKFQMKSFMGVPIAPGGNVEGLLGLAMMCSERRWSSKEASLLKVIANVFTDALEKKDIEDKLKKSNKELKRLSETDRLTQLYNRLKTDEVLEYEIVKSSRNRIPFSVILFDIDNFKEINDTYGHSAGDNALLELSKIIRDGLRKTDTLGRWGGEEFIVICPDTGLDGAISAAEKIRMAVESHKFEKVDKVTCSFGVTEFEMPDTKNTIVARADAALYKAKRNGRNRVEFK
- a CDS encoding sigma-54-dependent transcriptional regulator, coding for MNSILVIDDEPSILTALELALEDSFNIYTSPTVPEGLSLLKSKSIDLVLLDQYLGEYDGLDVLKSIKRDFPEVMVIAMTAHGTIDSSVKSIQMGAYYYITKPLDITGLKILIKKALDYRSLSYEVESLKQKIETPDQPFKIVAASKKMDEVFSMIEKIKDLDINVLITGESGTGKDLVAKGIHYSSKRCSSPLEIINCAAIPNNLLESELFGYERGAFTGAEHKYNGKIALANGGTLFLDEIGEMDISLQAKLLRVIQEKKVTPLGSEVSIPVDFRLIAATNRDLSELVESGAFREDLFFRLNVVSIEVPPLRDRKEDIPLLSSFFIKKYGEKFKKHINGMSSEAIAILENYEYPGNVRELENIVERAVALSSSDIITVSDLPGRILEGLDLKKSNDWIPVSLGKTLDEVVKEYIVATYEYCGRNKRSTAKVLSISERNLYNKLNEYGLNSLK
- a CDS encoding transporter substrate-binding domain-containing protein encodes the protein MKKIVIFVFIAFVLSFNTVYSEPLSLKIGGDLYYPPYEYLDENGVYKGFNVDITNAISLELGIDISLEPLEWNIAMEKLRNGELDALQGALQSESRMEYLDFSEEFLENSQVIFVRSDNQFIKELDDLNGLDVAIQEDDIAYESVSLIEGISLHKFKSQNEGIEALLDGKVEAFVGDRLTGLYFIQKNKYFDKIKISGEVMKTSPYAFAVSKGDEETLKLINRGISKIKSNGTYHKIYKKWFGEEIADIGKWKNLFYLAIAFLLAVCAFMLLTIKLNRILKREVCKRTEQLRAGKLDLAKENRLKGKIIENVATGIIAFDAHGRITSINEFAKKSLGLEISKGDSFSEIPLFHGKDFSSVKTSVLESPIEEEILLKTESGSEKVLVYKLLPISDKNQSDGLLFCLFDLTEERNLNRIIAHSDKMQSLGVLSAAIAHEIRNPLTSIKMFVDMVPLKGEDSDFLSKFSKIVPSEINRLNELTSVLLDYSKPSSSNPIEVALSDVVESVLLLAKPYFKKRQIAISKNFKEIVFWADPSQLKQILLNILLNSVDAIEDSGSIAISASETVDRVYISIEDSGHGIEERVLPKIFDPFYTSKKCGHGIGLPITKNLVSENSGSIDIETELGKGTTVRLSFPKKSKGD
- a CDS encoding diguanylate cyclase produces the protein MSEKKRSIRREVFYWGLLLFFFIMVLFTAILIKPRFDRDIADARGSIERENSRINGYMESMFEETDAVLEELAGNRTVIDVIDGGEPSKSEALELYDMVKHMYKNVTHVFSGYRDGTMIIGGYELKEGFDPRVRPWYKAASQEKDRSVRISYTDSNSGEWLFSTSRAILDESGEVLGVIGMDISNERLSETLKSSYKYETQRSYIINDKRIIMVNGKNRFLGEDLVSVVGGLRPEDISGDEGEFDYELEGKEYWAHYRRIDGTNFYSVTAIDSEEVLCPILETAGVTAITITLCAIAVGLLQNRLLKKRFVDPFMELSERIRNIAEEKEETGLFYKFKNRELIEAANDIERIARKSIEDKERLLRASEDKYRKLVENLSRDYFIYILDKEGRLNYVSPSVKEMLGYTEEELLGGNIDFKGGQKIEKIEVEEDCTDTDSTVYELEVSRKDGRKRYIEVTEILLKNELGETYGTEGIAKDITDMKERQRKIEFLSFYDAMTGLYNRRFFEEELKRLDSERNYPLTLLYADINGLKLANDIFGHTVGDELISRVAENIKRECRKDDIISRMGGDEFAIILPKTEESEVSNIVDRIKAGLSEERVEELVVSVSFGWATKNKSGVPMEDVLKKADELMYKKKLYESPEMRKKTVERIVQRAESIGIVKKKLGESEIKLLEKLGSDMELGDKERQTLEKAYRFRNIGEIALDLEVLKKIGKLTDEEWKSVKRHPELGYRILSSTPEYSDIADYVLNHHERWDGRGYPKGKSGQDIPMISRIIYVVEAYIAMTEEKHYNGGIKSRDEVMEELDKNAGTQFDPEILKQLSN